CGATGGCCCTCTTGTTCAAGCAACCCTTCCTCTTGCAGCGCTGCCAGCTTCCGACTTAAGGTTTCCTGGGTCATACCTAGCTGTGACGCAAAGTCCCCCTTGGTCATAGGCAAGATAATCTCCTCCCCCTCGCCTGACAACGCCAACAGGGCTTGGGCCAGCCGCTGTGTGGTGGAACTTAGACTAATGATCTCAATTCTGTTTTCCGCTTCCGCTAGCCTACGGGCCAGTTCATCCATCACTTTAAAGGCAATTGACGGATACTTCACCATCAATTCTTTAAGCTTGGACCCCTCAACAACACACATGATGCAGTCTTCTAAGGCCTGGGCATTGTCGGTCAGAGGCAGAGAGGAGAATAAAGAGAGTTCTCCGATGAACTCCCCCGGTTGCACGACGCGCAGTACCTGCTCTTTCCCGCTGGCGTTGATCCGAAACAGCTTTACTTTCCCTGTATAAAGAACGAATAGGGTACCACTGGCATCTCCAGCCCGGTACACCA
The nucleotide sequence above comes from Bacillota bacterium. Encoded proteins:
- a CDS encoding Crp/Fnr family transcriptional regulator; protein product: MRCHHCEEQASCIQHVPIFASLNGEERLEIAQIASSRHYRKGEMVYRAGDASGTLFVLYTGKVKLFRINASGKEQVLRVVQPGEFIGELSLFSSLPLTDNAQALEDCIMCVVEGSKLKELMVKYPSIAFKVMDELARRLAEAENRIEIISLSSTTQRLAQALLALSGEGEEIILPMTKGDFASQLGMTQETLSRKLAALQEEGLLEQEGHRKIVIKNKSRLEELSLAE